In a genomic window of Paracoccaceae bacterium:
- a CDS encoding cytochrome P450 — protein sequence MLKPATDSTIHLPVRVSLVREQQNVLQSFRLMRENILSIIPEIATRDPVVSGKTGRRWHMIMEPTAIRQMLLDKLDNYPKSIVTKNLLRPAVGDSLFIAEGAQWRWQRRMAAPVFSHRNVRALAPVMTAAAKRSADRIGQAGPKAINLLDEMITATFDVISEVTFSDDGSFDREAIHRSIDAYVAEAGRVSLLDVLGAPDWMPRPGRIVSAQSMSSMKADADRAIEARAARGPGTIPDLLDLLLAGEDPKTKRSMNTAELRDNLLTFIVAGHETTALTLAWSLYLCAFDPGVQDRARKEVKNVLGERSATGDDVDQLPMVRQIIDEALRLYPPAGIVSRTAQKADDLGGADIRPGDTVMIPIYALGRHQMLWNNPDQFDPDRFADRKAIDRYAYLPFGDGPRICIGASFALQEAVIILATLLGRFRFTPVKGRDPNPVMILTLRPEGGVWLMAEPI from the coding sequence ATGCTCAAACCAGCCACAGACAGTACAATTCATCTGCCAGTACGCGTTTCACTGGTGCGCGAACAACAAAACGTACTTCAGAGCTTCCGCCTGATGCGAGAAAACATTTTGAGCATCATACCCGAGATTGCGACGCGTGATCCGGTCGTTTCCGGAAAGACCGGGCGGCGTTGGCATATGATCATGGAGCCCACGGCAATTCGCCAGATGCTGTTGGACAAGCTGGATAATTACCCGAAATCCATTGTGACCAAAAACCTGTTGCGACCCGCAGTAGGCGATTCACTTTTTATAGCGGAGGGCGCGCAGTGGCGATGGCAACGACGCATGGCCGCTCCTGTTTTTTCGCATCGCAACGTGCGTGCTCTTGCCCCGGTGATGACTGCAGCGGCAAAACGGAGTGCGGATCGGATTGGCCAGGCAGGACCAAAGGCGATAAATCTGCTGGATGAGATGATCACGGCCACTTTCGACGTGATTTCCGAAGTCACATTCAGCGATGACGGCAGTTTCGATCGAGAAGCCATTCATCGCTCCATCGACGCTTATGTCGCCGAAGCCGGGCGTGTGTCTTTGCTTGATGTATTGGGCGCGCCGGATTGGATGCCACGTCCGGGACGGATCGTGTCAGCGCAGTCGATGAGCAGCATGAAGGCAGATGCTGACCGCGCAATAGAGGCGCGTGCGGCGCGCGGACCAGGCACAATCCCGGACCTTTTGGACCTTCTGCTTGCTGGAGAGGATCCCAAAACGAAACGCAGTATGAACACTGCAGAATTACGCGACAATCTATTGACCTTCATTGTTGCCGGACATGAAACAACCGCCCTAACTCTCGCTTGGTCGCTCTACCTGTGCGCCTTCGATCCAGGTGTTCAGGACCGTGCGCGCAAAGAAGTAAAAAACGTTTTGGGCGAACGGTCCGCCACAGGGGATGATGTCGATCAATTGCCAATGGTACGGCAGATCATTGATGAAGCTTTGCGCCTCTATCCCCCGGCAGGAATTGTATCGCGCACGGCCCAAAAGGCGGACGATCTTGGTGGCGCGGATATCCGACCCGGCGATACGGTGATGATCCCAATTTATGCTTTGGGCAGGCATCAAATGCTCTGGAACAATCCCGATCAATTTGATCCGGATCGGTTTGCGGACCGAAAAGCGATTGACCGTTACGCCTACTTGCCTTTTGGCGATGGGCCACGCATTTGCATTGGCGCGTCATTTGCTCTGCAAGAGGCAGTGATCATCCTTGCCACGCTGCTCGGAAGGTTCCGTTTTACACCCGTGAAAGGGCGTGATCCTAATCCTGTGATGATCCTGACCTTGCGACCTGAAGGTGGGGTTTGGTTGATGGCAGAGCCCATCTAG
- the tuf gene encoding elongation factor Tu yields the protein MAKAKFERNKPHVNIGTIGHVDHGKTTLTAAITKYFGDFQAYDQIDGAPEEKARGITISTAHVEYETENRHYAHVDCPGHADYVKNMITGAAQMDGAILVVNAADGPMPQTREHILLGRQVGIPTMVVYMNKVDQVDDEELLELVEMEIRELLSSYEYPGDDIPVIPGSALAAMEGNNPEIGEESIKKLMAAVDEFIPTPERAIDQPFLMPVEDVFSISGRGTVVTGRVERGVINVGDEIEIVGIRDTAKTTCTGVEMFRKLLDRGEAGDNIGALLRGIDREGVERGQVLCKPGSVKPHTKFEAEAYILTKDEGGRHTPFFANYRPQFYFRTTDVTGTVQLAEGTEMVMPGDNVSFGVELIAPIAMEQGLRFAIREGGRTVGAGVVSKITE from the coding sequence ATGGCAAAGGCAAAGTTTGAACGTAATAAACCGCACGTAAACATTGGCACGATTGGTCACGTTGACCACGGCAAGACGACGTTGACGGCGGCGATCACGAAGTATTTTGGCGATTTTCAGGCCTATGACCAGATTGATGGTGCGCCCGAAGAGAAAGCCCGTGGCATCACGATTTCCACGGCACACGTGGAATATGAGACCGAAAACCGTCACTATGCCCACGTCGATTGCCCGGGCCATGCGGACTATGTGAAAAACATGATCACGGGTGCGGCGCAAATGGATGGTGCGATCCTGGTGGTGAACGCGGCTGACGGCCCGATGCCACAAACCCGCGAGCACATTCTGCTGGGTCGCCAGGTCGGCATCCCGACGATGGTTGTCTACATGAACAAAGTCGACCAGGTCGATGACGAAGAACTGCTGGAACTGGTTGAGATGGAAATCCGCGAGCTTCTGTCCAGCTACGAATATCCTGGTGACGACATTCCTGTGATCCCCGGCTCGGCGCTGGCGGCGATGGAAGGCAACAACCCTGAGATTGGTGAAGAATCCATCAAGAAGCTGATGGCGGCTGTGGATGAGTTCATCCCGACGCCGGAGCGTGCGATTGACCAGCCGTTCCTGATGCCTGTGGAAGACGTGTTCTCGATCTCCGGTCGCGGGACTGTTGTGACGGGCCGTGTTGAGCGTGGCGTGATCAACGTGGGTGACGAGATTGAAATCGTTGGCATCCGCGACACGGCGAAAACCACCTGCACGGGCGTTGAAATGTTCCGCAAACTGCTGGATCGTGGTGAAGCTGGTGATAACATCGGCGCATTGTTGCGCGGGATCGACCGTGAAGGCGTTGAGCGGGGACAGGTGCTGTGCAAGCCCGGTTCCGTGAAGCCCCACACCAAGTTTGAAGCCGAAGCCTATATCCTGACCAAGGATGAGGGTGGGCGTCACACGCCGTTCTTCGCAAACTACCGTCCGCAGTTTTACTTCCGCACAACGGATGTGACGGGCACGGTTCAGCTGGCAGAAGGCACCGAAATGGTGATGCCGGGCGACAACGTGTCCTTTGGTGTTGAGCTGATCGCGCCGATCGCCATGGAGCAGGGCCTGCGTTTCGCGATCCGCGAAGGCGGCCGCACCGTCGGCGCCGGCGTCGTCAGCAAAATCACAGAGTAA
- a CDS encoding CatB-related O-acetyltransferase, protein MSMPPPDTVHPVVLPDGTALPNNVFLKAVIDHPRITVGEYTYANDFDPPADPAAWAGRIAPYLFPTSSDRLVIGKFGQFAHGVRFITHSANHDMRGFSTYPFAIHDPQRIVSYATALPKGRDTVIGHDVWIGADARILPGARIGCGVIIGTGAVVGGDVPDYSVIVGNPGRIVKSRFEPETVARLMAVSWWDWPIETIVAHEASIVGADIDALETVMH, encoded by the coding sequence ATGAGTATGCCACCCCCTGACACAGTCCACCCGGTAGTGTTGCCTGATGGGACGGCGCTGCCCAACAATGTGTTCTTAAAAGCGGTGATAGATCATCCACGCATCACTGTCGGTGAGTATACCTACGCAAATGACTTTGATCCGCCGGCGGATCCTGCCGCCTGGGCGGGCCGTATCGCGCCGTATCTTTTTCCCACATCTTCGGATAGGTTGGTGATCGGCAAGTTCGGTCAATTTGCCCATGGTGTTCGCTTTATCACCCACTCTGCCAATCATGACATGCGTGGGTTTTCCACTTATCCTTTCGCGATTCACGATCCGCAACGGATTGTGTCCTATGCGACTGCCTTGCCAAAAGGGCGGGATACGGTAATTGGCCATGACGTTTGGATCGGCGCTGACGCACGCATTCTGCCCGGGGCTCGCATTGGCTGCGGAGTAATCATCGGCACTGGAGCGGTCGTAGGGGGTGATGTGCCAGACTACAGCGTGATCGTGGGTAATCCCGGTCGCATAGTTAAAAGCAGGTTTGAACCGGAAACAGTCGCGCGGCTAATGGCGGTGTCGTGGTGGGATTGGCCCATTGAAACCATCGTGGCGCATGAGGCGTCAATCGTTGGTGCAGACATAGATGCGTTGGAAACAGTCATGCATTAG
- the secE gene encoding preprotein translocase subunit SecE, which produces MTTTNPLQFIQQVRAEVAKVVWPTRREVMLTTVMVFILAALTAVFFATVDIIIRGGLQAVLGMFG; this is translated from the coding sequence ATGACAACGACCAACCCGCTTCAGTTTATTCAACAGGTCCGAGCGGAAGTGGCCAAAGTGGTTTGGCCCACGCGGCGTGAAGTCATGCTGACTACCGTCATGGTGTTCATTCTAGCCGCTCTGACTGCGGTATTCTTTGCAACAGTCGATATCATAATTCGCGGCGGTCTACAGGCCGTGTTGGGCATGTTTGGCTAA
- the nusG gene encoding transcription termination/antitermination protein NusG: MAKRWYSVSVLSNFEKKIAEQIRTSVAEQGLEDQIDEVLVPTEEVIEVRRGKKVTTERRFMPGYVLVHMEMSDGGYHLINSINRVTGFLGPQGRPMPMRDAEVNAILNRVQEGEDAPRTLIHFEVGEKVKVADGPFEDFDGMVEEVDDENQRLKVTVSIFGRETPVELEFTQVNKQI, translated from the coding sequence ATGGCAAAACGGTGGTATTCGGTCAGTGTTCTGTCGAACTTCGAAAAGAAGATAGCAGAACAAATCCGTACATCCGTGGCTGAACAGGGCCTTGAGGATCAGATAGACGAAGTATTGGTGCCAACCGAAGAAGTTATCGAAGTGCGTCGCGGCAAGAAGGTCACGACGGAGCGTCGCTTCATGCCTGGTTATGTGCTGGTGCATATGGAGATGTCAGATGGCGGTTATCACCTGATCAATTCGATCAACCGCGTGACCGGCTTTCTGGGTCCACAGGGGCGCCCAATGCCAATGCGTGATGCGGAAGTGAACGCGATTCTGAACCGTGTTCAGGAAGGCGAAGACGCGCCGCGTACGCTGATCCACTTTGAAGTGGGCGAGAAGGTCAAAGTCGCGGACGGTCCGTTTGAAGATTTCGACGGGATGGTCGAAGAGGTAGATGACGAAAACCAGCGCCTGAAGGTGACGGTGTCGATCTTTGGCCGGGAAACGCCGGTCGAATTGGAATTCACGCAGGTCAACAAACAGATCTGA
- the rplK gene encoding 50S ribosomal protein L11 → MAKKLVGSMKLQVPAGQANPSPPVGPALGQRGINIMEFCKAFNAKTADMEAGAPCPTVITYYQDKSFTMDIKTPPASYYLKKAAKLKSGAKTPSREVVGHVTSKQVREIAEAKMKDLNANSVEAAMKIILGSARSMGIEVK, encoded by the coding sequence ATGGCCAAGAAACTCGTTGGCAGCATGAAGCTGCAAGTGCCCGCCGGGCAAGCAAACCCCTCCCCGCCGGTTGGTCCGGCGCTGGGTCAGCGCGGCATCAACATCATGGAATTCTGTAAGGCGTTCAACGCCAAGACAGCTGACATGGAGGCGGGTGCGCCATGTCCGACCGTGATCACCTACTATCAGGACAAGTCTTTCACCATGGATATCAAGACGCCGCCTGCGTCCTACTATCTGAAGAAAGCCGCCAAATTGAAGTCCGGTGCAAAAACACCGTCGCGTGAAGTTGTTGGTCATGTGACATCCAAGCAAGTGCGTGAAATCGCTGAAGCGAAGATGAAGGATCTCAACGCCAATTCTGTCGAAGCGGCCATGAAGATCATCCTGGGCTCAGCCCGCTCCATGGGCATCGAGGTAAAGTAA
- the rplA gene encoding 50S ribosomal protein L1: MAKLGKRTRAAREAFAGKGNVTVEEAVTLIKANSNVKFDETVEIAMNLGVDPRHADQMVRGVVGLPNGTGKTVRVAVFARGPKAEEAEKAGADIVGAEDLMEIVQGGKIEFDRCIATPDMMPIVGRLGKVLGPRNLMPNPKVGTVTMDVEAAVKAAKGGEVQFKAEKGGVVHAGVGKLSFDEAKLVENIRAFVGAVSKAKPSGTKGTYMQKIALSSTMGPGVSVSVDNAVTE, from the coding sequence ATGGCAAAGCTTGGAAAAAGAACCCGCGCCGCGCGCGAAGCATTCGCTGGCAAAGGCAATGTAACCGTCGAAGAAGCCGTGACATTGATTAAAGCTAATTCGAACGTGAAATTCGATGAAACCGTTGAAATCGCCATGAACCTCGGTGTTGATCCGCGTCACGCCGATCAAATGGTGCGTGGTGTGGTTGGTTTGCCGAATGGCACAGGTAAAACTGTTCGTGTTGCGGTATTCGCCCGTGGGCCAAAGGCCGAGGAAGCCGAAAAGGCGGGTGCGGACATCGTTGGTGCCGAAGACCTTATGGAAATCGTGCAGGGCGGCAAAATCGAATTTGACCGCTGTATCGCAACGCCTGACATGATGCCGATCGTCGGCCGTCTTGGAAAAGTGCTTGGTCCGCGCAACCTGATGCCGAACCCGAAAGTTGGTACCGTCACAATGGACGTCGAAGCCGCTGTGAAAGCAGCGAAAGGCGGCGAAGTTCAGTTCAAGGCCGAAAAAGGCGGTGTCGTGCACGCAGGTGTCGGCAAGCTGAGTTTTGATGAAGCTAAACTGGTTGAAAACATTCGCGCCTTTGTCGGAGCGGTGTCAAAAGCAAAACCGTCCGGCACCAAAGGGACATACATGCAAAAAATCGCGCTGAGCTCGACTATGGGCCCTGGCGTTTCAGTTTCCGTGGATAACGCGGTTACCGAATAA
- the rplJ gene encoding 50S ribosomal protein L10: MDRAQKEQLVDELGQIFESSGVVVVSHYAGLTVAEMQDLRARARDAGGSVRVAKNRLAKIALEGKPCASIADLLTGMTVLTFSEDPVAAAKVAQEYAKGNDKFVILGGAMGENALDASGVEAVSKMPSREELISTIAGMLGAPASNIAGSIGAPASNIASILSTIEDKAAA; the protein is encoded by the coding sequence GTGGATAGAGCACAAAAAGAACAGTTGGTCGACGAACTCGGCCAGATCTTTGAAAGCTCTGGCGTTGTTGTGGTAAGCCACTACGCCGGTCTGACAGTTGCTGAAATGCAGGACCTACGCGCGCGTGCACGCGATGCGGGTGGGTCTGTGCGTGTTGCCAAAAACAGGCTCGCCAAGATCGCCCTTGAGGGCAAGCCATGCGCAAGCATTGCTGACCTCCTGACGGGTATGACCGTTCTGACCTTTTCTGAGGACCCAGTGGCTGCGGCCAAGGTTGCTCAGGAATACGCCAAAGGGAATGACAAATTCGTCATTCTCGGTGGGGCAATGGGTGAGAACGCGTTGGACGCATCCGGCGTCGAAGCCGTGTCCAAGATGCCATCGCGCGAGGAGCTTATCTCCACAATCGCGGGCATGCTGGGCGCACCTGCTTCGAATATCGCCGGGTCCATTGGCGCACCTGCAAGCAATATCGCATCCATCTTGTCCACGATTGAGGACAAGGCGGCTGCCTGA
- the rplL gene encoding 50S ribosomal protein L7/L12: MADLKKLAEEIVGLTLLEAQELKTILKDEYGIEPAAGGTVMMAGPADGAGAAEEEKTEFDVVLKSPGASKINVIKEVRGITGLGLKEAKDLVEAGGKIKEGVDKAEAEEVKAKLEAAGAEVELA; encoded by the coding sequence ATGGCTGATCTGAAAAAACTGGCAGAAGAGATCGTTGGTCTGACCCTGCTTGAAGCACAAGAACTGAAGACAATCCTCAAAGACGAGTACGGCATCGAGCCAGCAGCCGGTGGCACTGTCATGATGGCGGGCCCTGCGGACGGTGCAGGCGCTGCTGAGGAAGAAAAAACGGAATTCGATGTCGTCCTGAAGAGCCCGGGCGCATCGAAAATCAACGTGATCAAAGAAGTCCGTGGCATCACGGGTCTGGGCCTCAAGGAAGCCAAGGATCTCGTGGAAGCAGGCGGCAAGATCAAAGAAGGCGTCGACAAAGCCGAAGCCGAGGAAGTCAAAGCCAAGCTGGAAGCAGCAGGCGCAGAAGTCGAACTGGCGTAA